CATTCGCGTGCATTCGGCAGGCCGAGACCCATGCGGGCAGCCCCAGCAGGCCCGCCGCGCAGGACGGCCCTGCGGGTGCTTCAGGCCATGAGCTGTTTCATCCGCGACATCGCCGATGTGATCGGAGCCCAAAGGGACCAAAGCACAAAGAGCAATGCGAGCAGCAGGATCGTTCCGCTGATCGGGCGGGTGAAAAATACCGTCCAGTCCTGGTTGGAATTCGCAAGCGATGTCAGGAAATAGCGTTCTGCCAGAGGGCCAAGTATGACACCAAGCACCATCGGCGCCGATGGAAATCCGATCCGCTTCATTCCCCAGCCCAGAACCCCGAAGGCAAGGCAGACATAGACGTCGAAGATATTGTTCCGGATCCCGAATGCCCCCACGACGCTGAGAACGATGATGAATGCCGCCAGAATCGCCGGAGGTGTGCGCATCAGCGTCGAAAAGACCTGTGCGACCCCGATCCCGGCACAGATCATCAGGATATTCGCGATGATCATGGCCGCAAAGATCGTGTAGACCATCGAAGGGTCCATGATGAACAGCAGCGGGCCCGGGTTGATGCCATGCAGCATCATCGCCGCCAGCATGATCGCCGTCGCGGCACTGCCGGGGATTCCCAGAGTCAGCAGCGGCACCATCGCCGCACCGGTCGTGGCATTCTTCGCGGCTTCGGGCGCGGCCAGTCCCTCTTCGACGCCGGTTCCGAATTCGTCGCCGCGTTTGGAAACCTGCTTTTCCACCCCATATGCAATGACCGCACCAGGGGTTGCCCCCGCGCCCGGGATCATCCCGATCATGCAGCCAAGGCCCGTTCCGCGGGCGATGGCGCCCTTCAGCCTGAACATGTCGCGCAGACCCGCCCCTTTTCCTGCGCCTTCGGTCTTTTTCGGGCGCAGATCGCGATTGGTGGCGATCAGGTCCACGACCTCGCCGATCGCGAACAGACCGATCATCACGACCACGAAGCGGATGCCGTTTTCCATCTCGGAGATACCAAAGCTGAAACGCGCCTGCCCATACAGCGGATCGACCCCGACGGTGCCAATGGCAATCCCCGCCAGCAGGGATACGACGGTGATCACCGGCTGGTCCTTGGCGATGGCAATGACACTGACCAGACCAAGCACCGTCGCCGCAAAGAATTCGGGTTGGGAAAATTTCAGCGCAAAGGCCGCGAATGGAGCCGAGAGAAAGGCCAGAACCAGCGCACTGACCAATCCGCCCGTGGCCGAGGCAGTGACGGCAATGGTCAACGCGCGCTTGACCTCGCCCCTTCGGGTCATCTGATATCCATCCCAGGTGGCCGGAAGGGACGCGGGTGTTCCCGGAACATTGATGATGATGGCCGAGATGGACCCCCCGAAGACCCCACCGACATAGATGCCACCCAGGAACAGCATGGATTGCGTGGGTTCCATCACATAGGTGAAGGGCAGCGCCATCGCCATTGCATTGACAAACGAGATGCCGGGAAGCGCCCCCGCCACGACGCCGACCAGAAGACCGATCACGATCGTGGCAAAGGCAACCAGCTGAAACGCGGAGTGAAAGCCGCCTGCCAGTAATTCGAACGAACTCATGCGACCATCTCCGTCAATAGATTCCAAGGGTCTGAAGCAGCCAGATGCTGAAATGATCGAAGCCCCCCTGCCCCCGGCTGAGCGGCATCAGCGCCAGCCCCATGAAGACCCACAGCAGAATGGCGGTCCCGATCAGTGACACCGACGCGACGACCAGCGGATTCCGGATGCCTCCGTAAAGGGTCCAGATGGCGATGAAACCGGCCGTGGCCAGGGCAAAGCCAACAAGGCTCAGAACCGCGCCATAAATGACGATCAGCAAGATGCCGACCAGGGCCTTGCCATAGCGATAGACCTCGTCATCCTCCTGGGCCTTCAGCATCGGCCGTCGTCCGGCGCGGCCAAGCACCCAAAGTTCGTGCACAAGCCAGATGGCGGAAAAGATCGCCAGCCCGTCTAGGATCAGGTCCGGCCATGCTGCCGGCCCCAGGCCCTCGGTCACTTTCGGCGCACCCTGCCAGAACATGAATTGCGGCAGGATCAGCGCCAGCAGGAACAGCATGGCCGGCAGCACTGCGGGGCGCAGCAGGATCAGGCCCGAGGCGTGATCCCGCGCCGGTCGGTCAGCGACAGCGACTCGATTGGATGAAGTAGACACGGCGCACTCCCTCAGGTTCCGAGATGAGCGGCGATCTGACTGCGGAAGCCGGAAATCATCGCCTGTGCCGCATCGCCCGTCACGGGTTCGATGCAGGAATATGTCTTCTTGCAAAACGCCTGCCAGTCATCCGTCGCCACCGCGCCCAGAACCGCTTCCTGCAGCCGGTCAACGATGTCATCGGGCGTGCCGGCCCGCACCGCCAGGCTGCGGAAATTGTCCAGCCCGGAAATATCTATGCCAAGCTCGGCTGACGTGGGCACATCCGGGAATGCCGGATGGCGTTCCGACGAGAACACCACCACAGGCACCAGTTGTCCTGCCTCGATGAACTGCGCGACATCACCGGGTTCCTCATAAATGGCCTGCGTATGACCACCAATTGGCGAAGCATAGCGCTCGGCCGGGGCCTGGAAGGGAACGTTCTTCATCTCGACCCCGGCATCTGTCAGCAGTTTGAGCGTCACGTCATCCTGAGTGCCATATCCCGATGTCGCGACGGTAATCTCGCCCGGATGGGACCTGGCATAGTCGAACAGCTCCTTGCCACTTTTGTGCGGGCTGCTGGCCGGTACGAAAAGAAAGGACGGGGAACTTTGCACCACGGCGACCACACGAAAGTCCTCGGGCTCATTGTCGCCCAGCCCCGAAGCCCATGACGCCACCGTCAACGAGATCAAAGTGCCCACCGTGTAGCCATCGGCCGGATTCGTCCGCAAATGGGTCAGCCCGGCATTGCCCGATGCACCGGCCACATTCGCCACGGGCAAAGGCACACCCAGCGGTTCTTCCAGCAGTTTCGCCATCTGCCGTCCCATGACATCGGCACCGCCACCGGGGCCAAATGTCACGGCCAGCTCGATAGGCCGGTTCGGATAATCCTGGGCGCTGACCGCTCCACCGGCCGTCATGGCCCCCAGCATCATCAAGGCACGAAGGGCGTTGCCCCTGCTTTTGAACATATCCATCTGTTATCCTCCCTTTGCG
This is a stretch of genomic DNA from Paracoccus seriniphilus. It encodes these proteins:
- a CDS encoding tripartite tricarboxylate transporter permease, which produces MSSFELLAGGFHSAFQLVAFATIVIGLLVGVVAGALPGISFVNAMAMALPFTYVMEPTQSMLFLGGIYVGGVFGGSISAIIINVPGTPASLPATWDGYQMTRRGEVKRALTIAVTASATGGLVSALVLAFLSAPFAAFALKFSQPEFFAATVLGLVSVIAIAKDQPVITVVSLLAGIAIGTVGVDPLYGQARFSFGISEMENGIRFVVVMIGLFAIGEVVDLIATNRDLRPKKTEGAGKGAGLRDMFRLKGAIARGTGLGCMIGMIPGAGATPGAVIAYGVEKQVSKRGDEFGTGVEEGLAAPEAAKNATTGAAMVPLLTLGIPGSAATAIMLAAMMLHGINPGPLLFIMDPSMVYTIFAAMIIANILMICAGIGVAQVFSTLMRTPPAILAAFIIVLSVVGAFGIRNNIFDVYVCLAFGVLGWGMKRIGFPSAPMVLGVILGPLAERYFLTSLANSNQDWTVFFTRPISGTILLLALLFVLWSLWAPITSAMSRMKQLMA
- a CDS encoding tripartite tricarboxylate transporter TctB family protein → MSTSSNRVAVADRPARDHASGLILLRPAVLPAMLFLLALILPQFMFWQGAPKVTEGLGPAAWPDLILDGLAIFSAIWLVHELWVLGRAGRRPMLKAQEDDEVYRYGKALVGILLIVIYGAVLSLVGFALATAGFIAIWTLYGGIRNPLVVASVSLIGTAILLWVFMGLALMPLSRGQGGFDHFSIWLLQTLGIY
- a CDS encoding Bug family tripartite tricarboxylate transporter substrate binding protein, translating into MDMFKSRGNALRALMMLGAMTAGGAVSAQDYPNRPIELAVTFGPGGGADVMGRQMAKLLEEPLGVPLPVANVAGASGNAGLTHLRTNPADGYTVGTLISLTVASWASGLGDNEPEDFRVVAVVQSSPSFLFVPASSPHKSGKELFDYARSHPGEITVATSGYGTQDDVTLKLLTDAGVEMKNVPFQAPAERYASPIGGHTQAIYEEPGDVAQFIEAGQLVPVVVFSSERHPAFPDVPTSAELGIDISGLDNFRSLAVRAGTPDDIVDRLQEAVLGAVATDDWQAFCKKTYSCIEPVTGDAAQAMISGFRSQIAAHLGT